One Nocardia farcinica genomic region harbors:
- the metH gene encoding methionine synthase, with amino-acid sequence MSVSKSAGFDTTLLDTLRRRVVIGDGAMGTMLQAVDLTLDDFRGLEGCNEILNETRPDVLRAIHRAYFEAGADAVETNTFGCNLSNLGDYDIADRIRDLSERGTRLAREVADEMGPGPDGTPRYVLGSMGPGTKLPTLGHAPYTALRDAYVESALGMLDGGADAILIETCQDLLQVKAAVTGSRRAMELAGRRIPIITHVTVETTGTMLVGSEIGAALTALEPLGIDVIGLNCATGPDEMSEHLRHLSKHATVPVSVMPNAGLPVLGPNGAEYPLTPEELAVALRGFVSEFGLALVGGCCGTTPEHIRQVAEAVREVEATLPPPEQRRSPEPEPAVSSMYTSVPFAQDASVLMIGERTNANGSKAFREAMLAEDWQKCLDIAKDQTRDGAHMLDLCVDYVGRDGTRDMTELASRLATSSTLPIMLDSTEPAVLQAGLEHLGGRCAVNSVNYEDGAGPQSRFQQIMRLVAEHGAAVVALTIDEEGQARTAEKKVEIAERLIADITGNWGLDESDIIIDTLTFTLGTGQEESRRDGLETIEAIRELKRRHPRVQTTLGLSNISFGLNPAARQVLNSVFMHECVQAGLDSAIVHASKILPMSRIPEEQRTTALDLIYDRRTPDYDPLQQLMAMFEGVSSSSSKASRAEELAALPLFERLERRIVDGEKAGMEADLDEAMREVPPLRIINETLLSGMKTVGELFGSGQMQLPFVLQSAEVMKAAVAYLEPHMESTDDSGKGRIVLATVKGDVHDIGKNLVDIILSNNGYEVVNLGIKQPITSILDAAVDKKADVIGMSGLLVKSTVVMKENLEELNSRGVADQFPVLLGGAALTRAYVENDLTDVYEGDVHYARDAFEGLRLMDEIMARKRGEAPDPNSPEAVAEREKAAERKARHERSKRIAEKRKAAETPVEVPARSDVAADLPVPVPPFWGTRVVKGLAVHEYSGLLDERALFLGQWGLRGQRGGDGPSYEELVESEGRPRLRAWLDRLATEGVLQHAAVVYGYFPAVSEGDDVIVLTEPEPDAPQRYRFTFPRQQRDRFLCIADFIRSRELARETGQVDVLPFQLVTMGQPIADFANELFAADNYRDYLEVHGIGVQLTEALAEYWHRRIREELVLEGHAVAESDPEDVQEYFKLGYRGARYSFGYGACPDLEDRAKLVDLLEADRIGVVLSEELQLHPEQSTDAFVLLHPEAKYFNA; translated from the coding sequence ATGTCTGTGTCCAAATCCGCCGGGTTCGATACCACCCTTCTCGACACGCTGCGTCGGCGTGTCGTCATCGGCGACGGTGCGATGGGCACGATGCTGCAGGCCGTCGATCTCACCCTGGACGATTTCCGCGGGCTGGAGGGCTGCAACGAGATCCTCAACGAGACCCGCCCCGACGTGCTGCGCGCCATCCACCGCGCCTACTTCGAAGCGGGCGCCGACGCCGTGGAGACCAACACCTTCGGCTGCAACCTGTCGAACCTGGGCGACTACGACATCGCCGACCGCATCCGCGATCTGTCCGAACGCGGCACCCGGCTGGCCAGGGAGGTCGCCGACGAGATGGGGCCGGGCCCCGACGGCACCCCCCGCTACGTCCTCGGCTCGATGGGGCCGGGCACCAAGCTGCCGACCCTCGGCCACGCGCCCTACACCGCGCTGCGCGACGCCTACGTCGAGTCCGCGCTCGGCATGCTCGACGGCGGCGCCGACGCCATCCTCATCGAGACCTGCCAGGATCTGCTCCAGGTCAAAGCCGCCGTCACCGGCAGCAGGCGCGCGATGGAGCTGGCGGGCCGCCGGATCCCGATCATCACCCACGTCACCGTGGAGACCACCGGCACCATGCTGGTGGGCAGCGAGATCGGCGCGGCGCTCACCGCGCTCGAGCCGCTCGGCATCGACGTCATCGGCCTGAACTGCGCGACCGGTCCCGACGAGATGAGCGAGCACCTGCGGCACCTGTCCAAGCACGCCACGGTGCCGGTCTCGGTGATGCCGAACGCCGGCCTGCCCGTGCTGGGGCCGAACGGCGCGGAGTACCCGCTCACGCCCGAGGAGCTGGCGGTCGCGCTGCGCGGGTTCGTCAGCGAGTTCGGGCTGGCGCTGGTGGGCGGCTGCTGCGGCACCACGCCCGAGCACATCCGGCAGGTCGCCGAGGCGGTGCGCGAGGTGGAGGCCACGCTGCCGCCGCCCGAGCAGCGCCGGTCGCCCGAACCCGAGCCCGCCGTGTCGAGCATGTACACCTCGGTGCCGTTCGCGCAGGACGCCTCCGTCCTGATGATCGGCGAGCGCACCAACGCCAACGGCTCCAAGGCTTTCCGCGAGGCCATGCTGGCCGAGGACTGGCAGAAATGCCTCGACATCGCCAAGGACCAGACCCGTGACGGCGCGCACATGCTCGACCTTTGCGTCGACTACGTCGGCCGCGACGGCACCAGGGACATGACCGAGCTGGCCAGCCGCCTGGCCACCTCCTCCACGCTGCCGATCATGCTCGACTCCACCGAGCCCGCCGTGCTGCAGGCCGGACTCGAGCACCTGGGCGGACGCTGCGCGGTGAACTCGGTGAACTACGAGGACGGCGCCGGGCCGCAGTCCCGGTTCCAGCAGATCATGCGCCTGGTCGCCGAACACGGCGCCGCGGTGGTCGCGCTGACCATCGACGAGGAAGGCCAGGCCCGCACCGCCGAGAAGAAGGTGGAGATCGCCGAGCGGCTGATCGCCGACATCACCGGCAACTGGGGCCTGGACGAGAGCGACATCATCATCGACACGCTCACTTTCACCCTCGGCACCGGGCAGGAGGAATCGCGGCGCGACGGTCTGGAGACCATCGAGGCCATCCGCGAGCTCAAGCGCAGGCACCCGCGGGTGCAGACCACCCTCGGCCTGTCCAACATCTCCTTCGGCCTCAACCCCGCCGCCCGCCAGGTGCTGAACTCGGTGTTCATGCACGAGTGCGTGCAGGCCGGGCTGGATTCGGCGATCGTGCACGCCTCGAAGATCCTGCCGATGAGCCGCATCCCCGAGGAGCAGCGCACCACCGCGCTGGACCTGATCTACGACCGCCGCACCCCCGACTACGACCCGCTGCAGCAGCTGATGGCGATGTTCGAGGGCGTGTCCTCCTCGTCGTCGAAGGCCTCGCGCGCGGAGGAGCTCGCCGCGCTGCCGCTGTTCGAGCGGTTGGAGCGGCGCATCGTGGACGGCGAGAAGGCGGGCATGGAGGCCGACCTCGACGAGGCCATGCGCGAGGTGCCACCGCTGCGGATCATCAACGAGACGCTGCTGTCGGGCATGAAGACCGTCGGTGAGCTGTTCGGCTCCGGGCAGATGCAGCTGCCGTTCGTGCTGCAGTCGGCCGAGGTGATGAAGGCCGCGGTGGCCTACCTGGAACCGCACATGGAATCGACCGACGATTCCGGCAAAGGCCGCATCGTGCTCGCCACCGTCAAGGGCGACGTGCACGACATCGGCAAGAACCTGGTCGACATCATCCTGTCGAACAACGGCTACGAGGTCGTCAACCTCGGCATCAAGCAGCCGATCACCTCGATCCTCGACGCCGCCGTCGACAAGAAGGCCGACGTCATCGGCATGTCCGGCCTGCTGGTGAAGTCGACCGTGGTGATGAAGGAGAACCTCGAGGAGCTCAACTCCCGCGGCGTGGCCGACCAGTTCCCGGTGCTGCTCGGCGGCGCCGCGCTGACCCGCGCCTACGTGGAGAACGACCTCACCGACGTCTACGAGGGCGACGTGCACTACGCGCGCGACGCCTTCGAGGGCCTGCGCCTGATGGACGAGATCATGGCGCGCAAGCGCGGCGAGGCGCCGGACCCGAACAGCCCGGAGGCCGTCGCCGAACGGGAGAAGGCGGCCGAGCGCAAGGCCCGCCACGAACGGTCCAAGCGCATCGCCGAGAAGCGCAAGGCCGCCGAGACCCCGGTGGAGGTGCCCGCCCGCTCGGACGTGGCCGCCGACCTGCCGGTGCCGGTGCCCCCGTTCTGGGGTACACGGGTGGTGAAGGGTCTTGCGGTGCACGAGTATTCGGGGCTGCTGGACGAGCGGGCGCTGTTCCTGGGGCAGTGGGGTCTGCGCGGGCAGCGCGGCGGCGACGGACCCAGCTACGAGGAACTGGTCGAGTCGGAGGGACGGCCGCGGCTGCGCGCCTGGCTGGACCGGCTCGCCACCGAGGGCGTGCTCCAGCACGCCGCCGTGGTGTACGGCTATTTCCCGGCGGTGTCGGAGGGCGATGACGTGATCGTGCTCACCGAGCCGGAACCCGATGCGCCGCAACGGTATCGGTTCACCTTCCCGCGCCAGCAGCGGGACCGGTTCCTGTGCATCGCCGACTTCATCCGGTCGCGGGAGCTCGCCCGCGAAACCGGTCAGGTGGATGTGCTGCCGTTCCAGCTGGTGACGATGGGGCAGCCGATCGCCGACTTCGCCAACGAGCTGTTCGCCGCCGACAACTACCGCGACTACCTCGAGGTGCACGGCATCGGTGTGCAGCTCACCGAGGCCCTGGCCGAGTACTGGCACCGGCGCATCCGGGAGGAACTGGTGCTGGAGGGCCACGCGGTCGCCGAGTCCGATCCCGAGGACGTGCAGGAGTACTTCAAGCTCGGCTACCGCGGCGCGCGGTACTCCTTCGGCTACGGCGCGTGCCCCGACCTGGAGGACCGGGCCAAGCTGGTGGACCTGCTCGAGGCGGACCGGATCGGCGTGGTGCTCTCGGAGGAACTGCAGCTGCACCCGGAACAGTCGACCGACGCGTTCGTGCTCCTGCACCCGGAGGCCAAGTACTTCAACGCGTGA
- a CDS encoding serine/threonine-protein kinase translates to MTADRLIAGRYRLAERIGTGAMGVVWRATDERLQRVVAVKQLLLAPGLTREQAQDAKQRAMREGRIAARLHHPHAITVFDVAEEDGQPWLVMEYMPAPSLAAEIAGGRTLPPHQVADIGAQAAAALAAAHAAGIMHRDVKPANLLVGNGTVKITDFGISRAVGDVTVTATGFLAGTPAYLAPEVARGEDPSPASDVFALGATLYAAVEGAPPFGEGDNPLAVLHAVARGEIPPPRRAGPLAPVLMRLLAADPAARPSMPEAARALADVAAGRTPALAAAPAATRVMPTPGADSTAVFGSGSAATGSSGVGWSGAGARPAPAPGSGPRRGPAAHPGPVSAAPGTAPAPARPAEAGGARRPTLLLVAIAAVAVLALAGLLLATRDRDGADDTAAPPVATPSAAPNPAPAAAHPSPSPRHRPRRRRPRPLRPRRRPRRRRRHRRTRRASPAPTTGCSPATSPAPGPSSPPPIRPRPADSGPTPGSGPRSGRSASTRSRPPGPTPPPSP, encoded by the coding sequence ATGACGGCGGACCGGTTGATCGCTGGACGGTATCGGCTGGCCGAGCGGATCGGCACCGGCGCGATGGGCGTGGTGTGGCGCGCCACCGACGAGCGATTGCAGCGGGTGGTCGCGGTCAAGCAGTTGTTGCTGGCGCCGGGTCTCACCCGGGAGCAGGCGCAGGATGCGAAGCAACGTGCCATGCGCGAGGGCCGCATCGCCGCCCGGCTGCACCATCCGCACGCCATCACCGTCTTCGATGTGGCCGAGGAGGACGGCCAGCCGTGGCTGGTGATGGAGTACATGCCCGCGCCGAGTCTGGCCGCCGAGATCGCGGGCGGGCGCACGTTGCCGCCGCATCAGGTGGCCGACATCGGCGCGCAGGCCGCCGCCGCGTTGGCCGCCGCGCATGCCGCCGGGATCATGCACCGGGACGTGAAGCCGGCGAACCTGCTGGTCGGCAACGGCACCGTGAAGATCACCGATTTCGGTATCTCGCGGGCGGTCGGCGACGTCACGGTGACGGCGACCGGCTTTCTCGCCGGTACCCCCGCCTACCTCGCGCCCGAGGTGGCACGGGGGGAGGATCCCTCGCCCGCGTCGGACGTCTTCGCGCTCGGCGCGACGCTGTACGCGGCCGTGGAGGGCGCGCCCCCGTTCGGTGAGGGAGACAACCCGCTGGCCGTCCTGCACGCGGTGGCCCGCGGCGAGATACCGCCGCCCCGCCGGGCCGGACCGCTTGCGCCGGTGCTGATGCGGCTGCTCGCGGCCGATCCGGCGGCCCGGCCCAGCATGCCGGAGGCCGCCCGCGCGCTGGCCGATGTGGCCGCCGGGCGTACCCCGGCACTGGCGGCGGCGCCCGCCGCGACCAGGGTGATGCCGACCCCGGGGGCGGACTCGACCGCGGTGTTCGGTTCCGGCTCCGCCGCGACCGGGTCGTCCGGGGTGGGTTGGTCCGGTGCGGGCGCGCGTCCCGCACCGGCACCCGGGTCCGGTCCGCGTCGCGGGCCGGCCGCACATCCCGGCCCGGTGTCCGCCGCGCCCGGGACCGCCCCGGCTCCGGCGCGTCCCGCCGAGGCGGGCGGCGCGCGCCGTCCCACCCTGCTGCTGGTCGCCATCGCCGCGGTGGCCGTGCTCGCCCTCGCCGGGCTGCTGCTGGCCACCCGCGACCGGGACGGCGCCGACGACACCGCCGCCCCACCGGTCGCGACCCCGTCTGCCGCCCCGAACCCGGCCCCGGCGGCGGCGCACCCCAGCCCGAGCCCCCGGCACCGTCCACGACGACGACGACCACGACCGCTACGACCACGGCGCCGACCACGACGACGACGCCGCCACCGGCGGACGCGGCGAGCTTCGCCCGCACCTACTACGGGATGCTCCCCGGCGACATCGCCGGCGCCTGGTCCCAGCTCACCCCCGCCTATCAGGCCCAGACCGGCGGATTCGGGGCCTACTCCAGGTTCTGGTCCTCGATCCGGTCGGTCCGCGTCGACGCGGTCACGCCCACCGGGCCCGACACCGCCACCGTCGCCCTGA
- a CDS encoding HalD/BesD family halogenase produces the protein MTATGVLDEIVDTARYPLGMPGGRQWEEAVATARAELAADGCTVLREFIRPELVETLRAQGAAMAPHAYYRTERVNAYNIPLDTELPPEHPGRIVLDRGNAFVPRDRIPADALIHRLYTDPCFQRFVADCFGLERLHEYADPLAGLCLNVVAPGMSHPWHFDTNEFTVSMLTQLPDEGGVFEYCPGIRTPHDERFDDVRAVLTGTGERLVRRLELRPGDLQLFQGRFSLHRVTPVSGVTQRHSAIFAYTDRPGVIGTVERTRQLFGRVLPDHLAAAEAVRGDRLLD, from the coding sequence ATGACAGCCACCGGCGTGTTGGACGAAATCGTCGACACCGCACGGTATCCGCTGGGGATGCCGGGCGGCAGGCAATGGGAGGAGGCGGTGGCGACCGCGCGCGCCGAACTGGCCGCGGACGGGTGCACGGTGCTGCGGGAGTTCATCCGCCCGGAACTGGTCGAGACCCTGCGCGCCCAGGGTGCGGCGATGGCCCCGCACGCCTACTACCGCACCGAGCGGGTCAACGCCTACAACATCCCGCTCGACACCGAGCTGCCGCCGGAACATCCCGGCCGGATCGTGCTCGATCGCGGCAACGCCTTCGTCCCCCGCGACCGGATCCCCGCCGACGCGCTCATCCACCGCCTCTACACCGATCCCTGCTTCCAGCGGTTCGTCGCGGACTGCTTCGGCCTGGAGCGGCTGCACGAATACGCCGACCCGCTGGCCGGGCTGTGCCTGAACGTGGTGGCGCCGGGCATGTCGCACCCCTGGCACTTCGACACCAACGAGTTCACCGTCAGCATGCTCACCCAGCTGCCCGACGAGGGCGGCGTCTTCGAATACTGCCCCGGCATCCGTACCCCGCACGACGAACGCTTCGACGACGTGCGCGCGGTGCTGACCGGGACCGGGGAGCGCCTGGTGCGCAGGCTGGAGCTGCGCCCCGGCGACCTGCAACTGTTCCAGGGCCGCTTCTCGCTGCACCGCGTGACACCGGTTTCCGGTGTCACCCAACGGCATTCGGCGATCTTCGCCTACACCGACCGTCCCGGTGTGATCGGCACCGTGGAACGCACCCGTCAGCTGTTCGGGCGGGTCCTGCCGGACCATCTCGCCGCGGCCGAGGCCGTGCGCGGCGACCGATTACTCGACTGA
- a CDS encoding baeRF11 domain-containing protein, with protein MLHTDIPTRGEIQRLVAETTPWSVTLYTPTEIDTAAPDANRIAFSNQARAALDRVEDRAARAALAEEFDDLIDDDEFWRWQSTSLVVLGTPDRVRTYRVPNRLSAGVFVGDRFHIKPLLRATTFPQTAFVLALAEGSVRLVEVSGDGGAAEVRVPELPESAADHAGKSSLSGRAPKRRIQGTEGRKLRVRQYARAIDRALRDVLAGRGVPLILAATEPIDSLYRSVNSYPELLDESMPGNPEQLTDAELGARARELLDKYYADQLTAVRELFDQRVGEGRAATDLADIARAATFGMVDTLLVDIDATVPGSISAGGELTVGDASADGAPGVVDEICRRVIQADGRVLAVRSDDMPGGGAAAAILRYAPTT; from the coding sequence ATGTTGCACACCGATATTCCGACGCGCGGCGAAATCCAGCGGCTGGTCGCGGAGACCACCCCGTGGAGCGTGACGCTCTACACCCCGACGGAGATCGACACCGCGGCACCCGATGCCAACCGGATCGCCTTCTCGAACCAGGCGCGGGCGGCGCTGGACCGGGTCGAGGACCGCGCGGCCCGCGCGGCTCTGGCGGAGGAGTTCGACGACCTGATCGACGACGACGAGTTCTGGCGGTGGCAATCCACGTCGCTGGTGGTCCTCGGCACCCCGGACCGGGTGCGCACCTACCGGGTGCCCAACCGGCTGTCCGCCGGCGTGTTCGTCGGGGACCGCTTTCACATCAAGCCACTGCTGCGTGCCACCACCTTCCCGCAGACGGCCTTCGTGCTGGCTCTCGCCGAAGGTTCGGTGCGGCTGGTGGAGGTGAGCGGTGACGGCGGCGCCGCGGAGGTGCGGGTGCCCGAGTTGCCCGAGAGCGCGGCGGACCACGCGGGCAAGAGCTCGCTCAGCGGCCGCGCGCCGAAGCGCCGCATCCAGGGCACCGAGGGCCGCAAGCTGCGCGTGCGGCAGTACGCCAGGGCCATCGATCGCGCGCTGCGGGATGTGCTGGCCGGTCGCGGCGTGCCGTTGATCCTGGCCGCCACCGAGCCGATCGATTCGCTGTACCGCTCGGTCAACAGCTATCCGGAGTTGCTGGACGAGTCGATGCCGGGCAACCCCGAACAGCTCACCGATGCCGAACTCGGCGCCCGGGCGCGCGAGCTGCTCGACAAGTACTACGCCGACCAGCTCACCGCCGTGCGGGAACTGTTCGATCAGCGGGTCGGCGAGGGCCGTGCCGCCACCGATCTGGCCGACATCGCGCGCGCCGCCACCTTCGGCATGGTGGACACGCTGCTGGTCGACATCGACGCGACCGTGCCCGGCTCGATCTCCGCCGGCGGCGAGCTCACCGTCGGTGACGCGTCCGCCGACGGCGCGCCCGGCGTCGTGGACGAGATCTGCCGCCGCGTCATCCAGGCCGACGGCCGGGTGCTGGCCGTCCGATCCGACGACATGCCCGGCGGCGGCGCCGCCGCAGCCATCCTGCGCTACGCCCCGACGACCTGA
- a CDS encoding HAD family hydrolase: MTGRLAAVLWDMDGTLLDSEKLWDIAVRELAVELGTEMTDEVRHALVGASGPNALRILFDGLGVDPTTEALREAADFLERRVGDLMTGPIPWRPGAADALALVRAAGLPSALVTNTIRSLTEFGLDTLGRHHFDVSVCGDEVAEGKPAPDPYLRAAELLGVDPRHCVAVEDSPTGARAATAAGCAVIVVPCEVPVPDGPGRVLRESLIGLTVDHLHQALRRVA; encoded by the coding sequence ATGACGGGGCGACTCGCCGCGGTCCTGTGGGATATGGACGGGACGCTGCTGGATTCGGAGAAGCTGTGGGACATCGCGGTGCGCGAGCTCGCGGTGGAGCTGGGTACCGAGATGACCGACGAGGTGCGGCACGCGCTGGTCGGGGCGTCGGGACCGAACGCGCTGCGCATCCTGTTCGACGGGCTGGGGGTGGATCCGACGACCGAGGCGTTGCGCGAGGCCGCCGACTTTCTCGAGCGCCGTGTCGGTGACCTGATGACCGGCCCCATCCCGTGGCGGCCCGGCGCGGCGGACGCGCTCGCGCTGGTACGCGCGGCCGGTCTGCCCAGCGCGCTGGTGACCAACACGATCCGCTCGCTCACCGAGTTCGGCCTCGACACCCTCGGCCGCCACCACTTCGACGTCTCGGTCTGCGGTGACGAAGTCGCGGAGGGCAAGCCCGCCCCCGATCCCTACCTGCGGGCCGCCGAACTACTCGGCGTCGACCCGCGACACTGTGTGGCCGTGGAGGATTCGCCCACCGGCGCCCGTGCCGCCACCGCCGCGGGGTGCGCCGTCATCGTGGTGCCCTGTGAGGTGCCCGTGCCCGACGGTCCCGGCCGCGTGCTGCGCGAGTCGTTGATCGGGCTCACCGTCGACCACCTGCACCAGGCACTGCGCCGCGTGGCGTGA
- a CDS encoding class I SAM-dependent methyltransferase: protein MPVPLHTTGKASFDDIYDRPDPRAYYTRMSALDYRIPELAKPFFEQQIREYRASARTDTPTVLDIGCSYGVNAALLRFDTTIADLAAHYAGAGDLDPAALAARDRARLTEYDAWPGVRFLGVDASRPALDYAAAAGLLHEVVHADLEAADPTDDQRALLARADLVVSTGCIGYVTEKTLVRVATAHPRRRPWMAHFVLRMFDFGPIAAELDALGYRTEQVPGLFRQRRFAAPAERDHVLATLADHGIDTRGHESEGWLYASLFVSRPDPAARA, encoded by the coding sequence GTGCCAGTGCCGTTACACACCACCGGGAAAGCCTCCTTCGACGACATCTACGACCGTCCCGATCCCCGCGCGTACTACACCCGGATGTCCGCCCTGGACTATCGGATACCGGAACTGGCGAAACCGTTCTTCGAGCAGCAGATCCGGGAGTATCGCGCCTCGGCCCGCACCGACACTCCCACCGTGCTCGACATCGGCTGCTCCTACGGGGTGAACGCCGCGCTGCTGCGGTTCGACACCACCATCGCCGACCTCGCCGCCCACTACGCCGGCGCGGGTGATCTCGACCCCGCCGCGCTCGCCGCCCGCGACCGTGCCCGGCTCACCGAGTACGACGCCTGGCCCGGGGTGCGCTTCCTCGGCGTCGACGCCTCCCGGCCCGCGCTGGACTACGCCGCCGCGGCCGGCCTGCTGCACGAGGTCGTGCACGCCGACCTGGAGGCGGCCGATCCCACCGACGACCAGCGCGCCCTGCTCGCGCGGGCCGATCTGGTCGTGTCCACCGGCTGCATCGGCTACGTCACCGAGAAGACCCTGGTCCGGGTCGCCACCGCACATCCGCGGCGGCGACCCTGGATGGCGCACTTCGTGCTGCGCATGTTCGATTTCGGGCCGATCGCCGCGGAACTCGACGCGCTGGGCTACCGCACCGAACAGGTGCCAGGCCTGTTCCGGCAGCGCCGCTTCGCCGCACCGGCCGAGCGCGATCACGTGCTGGCCACGCTGGCCGATCACGGGATCGACACCCGGGGCCACGAGAGCGAAGGATGGCTGTACGCGAGCCTGTTCGTCTCGCGGCCCGATCCCGCCGCCCGCGCCTGA
- a CDS encoding PAC2 family protein, with product MNPSETSDSELPTLRDPVLIAAFEGWNDAGDAASGAVEHLELIWDAEPLAELDSEDYYDYQVNRPTVRQVDGVTREIQWPSTMLSVCSPPGTDRDVVLLRGIEPNMRWRSFCADLLEFVEQLGVQTVVILGALLADTPHTRPVPVTGSAYSKEAAERFNLEQTRYEGPTGITGVLQDQCVKAGVPAVSFWAAVPHYVSQPPNPKATIALLHRVEDVLDIEVPLGELPKQAEDWESAVSEMTEGDEEITEYVRSLEERGDAAVDMKEAIAKIDGDAIAAEFEKYLRRRGPGSFGL from the coding sequence GTGAACCCCAGTGAGACCTCCGATTCGGAATTGCCGACGTTGCGCGATCCCGTGCTGATCGCCGCCTTCGAGGGCTGGAACGACGCCGGCGACGCGGCCAGCGGCGCGGTGGAGCATCTGGAACTGATCTGGGACGCCGAGCCGCTGGCCGAACTGGACTCCGAGGACTACTACGACTACCAGGTGAACCGGCCCACCGTCCGCCAGGTCGACGGCGTCACCCGGGAGATCCAGTGGCCCTCGACGATGCTGTCGGTCTGCTCGCCGCCGGGCACCGACCGCGACGTGGTGCTGCTGCGCGGTATCGAACCCAACATGCGCTGGCGCAGCTTCTGCGCCGACCTGCTGGAGTTCGTCGAGCAGCTCGGCGTGCAGACGGTCGTGATCCTCGGCGCGCTGCTGGCCGACACCCCGCACACTCGCCCGGTCCCGGTCACCGGCTCGGCCTACAGCAAGGAGGCCGCCGAGCGCTTCAACCTGGAGCAGACCCGCTACGAAGGCCCGACCGGCATCACCGGCGTGCTGCAGGACCAATGCGTCAAGGCCGGGGTGCCCGCGGTGTCGTTCTGGGCGGCGGTACCGCACTACGTCTCGCAGCCGCCGAACCCGAAGGCGACCATCGCGCTGCTGCACCGGGTCGAGGACGTGCTCGACATCGAGGTGCCGCTGGGCGAGCTGCCCAAGCAGGCCGAGGACTGGGAGTCCGCGGTGAGCGAGATGACCGAGGGTGACGAGGAGATCACCGAGTACGTGCGCTCGCTCGAGGAGCGTGGCGACGCCGCGGTCGACATGAAGGAGGCCATCGCCAAGATCGACGGCGACGCGATCGCGGCCGAGTTCGAGAAGTACCTGCGCAGGCGCGGCCCGGGCAGTTTCGGGCTCTAG